Within the Hippoglossus stenolepis isolate QCI-W04-F060 chromosome 2, HSTE1.2, whole genome shotgun sequence genome, the region AGGGGTCTCTCTCCCAGGGCGGACAGAAAGGCAATAGTTGTTGTTTACAATagagcaacaaaataacaatatttataaaAGCCATGCGAAAAGACAGTGTCAAACATAAAAAGAGATGTTTAAAGCATTTATACAATAGAAAATGTCCGACAGAGAGGAAGGTAGCAGCAAAGACAATTGTAATGATGCAATAATCTTATTCTTCAATCACATGCCACCACGAACCAGGATGTGACCGCAGTCGCATTCCTGAAAACAGTAGAGATGTCCAGAAGCTCATCTGCTGCGTGTACACCTCATCCATAACTCTGCCCTGTCATTTGAAACCCTGCCAAGTCTTGGCACTgttgttttgtgacatttattgaCAGTGTTTATGTTGTTATTCCTGATAGACTGGGGAATGCCAAGATTAGTTatttactgtctgtctgtcatgcTGTAACCGACTCATATCCCCCCATTGGTCAGACAGGTACATGTTATTCGGGACTGAAAGGCCCTGAACCTCATATGATTTAGCTGAACAGAAAACTAACTCCTAACGTGCAATGCAATACTTCATTGTTGGACTTGCGGCACAACAAAGTCTCAGAGTCACTGATAGCTGGATTGACATGTCCTGTGAGGGTTATAAATAACTGACATATTGAACATGTTGTCCAGTGTGCGGATGTAAACGCAGCATGTAGTGGGCAGCAGTTTCCTATTTTAGGATAAAGAGGAGGCCTATtgagacatgttgtccatctaaTAACCAATGAAacagaagggagagaaagaggagcatattggttaaaatgaaatgtaagacTGTTCTTCTTGCAATACAAAGATGACAGTTTTTAACAGTTGTTGGGTTCAGGGGAGCCATTGTGGTCCAGGACTTATAGCTAAGGCATctgtaaattaattattatctcagaaaataatgaaagatGTTAATAAGCCAGGAGGTACTGGACTGGTTGGTGCAGAACATCAGTTACTGCTTTCATTAACAAGACTGCTGAAGGTGCCTCTAACAGAGCATGTCTATTGATTCTTTCCATGTTCCATCAATTAATTTTACAAGTATAAAGTATGTGAACATTTGATGACTTTCAagacattcaaatattttattttattttgtaactgCACCCCGATAAAcattaaatgacatttaattgATTGGAAGTTGTAAAATGTATACTATAGGGGTAAATAATTACAGTGTTAGTACTAAAACTCTCAAAGTTGTACCCCTGTACTGCAAAAATGATCATTGACAAACATCTGATCTGCATATACGTCACTCTCAAGAAGACCCGATTACAACTGGCAGCTGATGAGGCAGGGTGAGGGAGCTTGGAGGATTACTGGTGAGGAAATTCAGACCAGCAGCTTGTGCTAATGTCATTACAGAGGAGAGGCCTGGCCACTGGAAGTGCTGTGACAGACAGTACCGTGTCCTTTATTAAAGCAGGCAGATATGTTGGAAATGACCTGCACATTTGCTAGCATAGGTACTATTTTACTTCCTTTAATAGCTTTCTTAGATATCTAAAATGAGAGTGAGGTTTCATATGCGCTCCATGTAACTTTTCTTATATTAAGTCCTTTGAGATCTCTTAgcagtataaagtataaatgtgtAATATGAGCCCACTCATGcttataaattatttaaaccACTTTTCTGTTCAGCCTGCTCTCTTACCTCCAGCAGCTCTTGTGCATCTGCTCATTCTGTGGAATGACGGGGCAGTCCTCCATGTTTAGTAACTTCAGGAATGTTAAGCTGCAGGGTGCCGAAATACAAGCACATTTTGATCAAATGAGCAACATCCCTGCAGATTCAAGTCAAACCGAGTGATACAAAATATCAGTGGAAAacacagcttctttttttcttttggtaaaAACCAGACAAGAGTTTAAATATGTTGCAGTTAGATCAGATaacaacatgtatttatttgaaaagaaaatgccaAAACAAGACACTGATTGTAAAAGTTACTGAATGAtagaaagcaaataaacattGGCACATTGTGTGCATAGTGTCCTTGAGCATTACCGTTCTCTCACTTACCATAATCATTTCCTCTCATCCCATTAAGTTTATTTCGATCCCCACAAGTTACTGTATTCCCACAGTGGCTACTCTTTCTGTGGCTGTCAGACTGTTTTAGGATTAGATAAGGGATTTAGATAAAAGATGCTTAATGTCAGATAGGACAATcgtgagggaaaaaaaacattaaaaggaGTAAACAAGGCAACACTGTGCTCTACGGTGCAAGGTCacagtaaaaagagaaaatactaATGATTGGACAAAGTTAAACAATAAAGTTCTCATGCAAAGGTGTctgaaagacatttaaaagacaATGATGCTGTGAGTCTGGGCTTCAGTTGAATAACGTTCTAATTGTGAAGGCCACACACCTTATTgttatgtgtgtttatctgtttacTGACTGAGTGTTTGCAGTATCTATTGTTTTCTAGGCTAATGATGttgacatatttttttctgtctcctcagtTATGACATGGTTCACTATGGTCACTCCAACCAGCTACGCCAGGCCAAAGCCATGGGAGACTACCTCATAGCTGGAGTACATACAGATGGTAAAATTGccacatgcacatatttttgTGAAACTACTTTTTAAGTTATTGCACAGATTGAATATTCATTACTCATTGGTTTGGAACTCCACAATCACGTgctgttattatatattttataacaaAAGGCAATGCAACTTTTAGATAAATGCCACAGATACTAGtacaatttagttttaaaattatGACAATCTCCTTCAACACGAGCAGTTTAGCTCCACATCTATAATAATCCCTGTCTGTACCAACTCTCCCGAAAATGTGTCATCTTCATCtgaccattcacatacactgggcatgtgcacGTGTGCACGTCTGCGTAAACAGGAAGGGGatgtctactctgcagtttgttCTTTGTTGAAAATACTACGTTCTAGATAAAGCAATGGTGGAAAATAAGatgagggatttcttttctttgaccAATGATAAAGAGAAATAGTAACTTACTGTAAGTGTTCACAATATTTTGCTTTCCCTGCTGCTAGTGGAGTCATGACTGATAATTTGCGTCTCCAAACTTCTCAGCTTTAGGTGCTCGCTGAGTCGTGTGGACTTCAGGTATAATGTAGCAatagtgatgcattttaaagctAAAACGTGGTAGTGTGGATGTAGTTTTTGGTTAGTGCAGACAAAAACTGGGCTAATGTGTATTGTATTCATGAAGTATTTTACTCACTATTATATGCgagatgattttatttataggaTAAGTGTAACAAAAATGTTGTGAAGGAAAGATAGACCTGTTGAAAGTTAGGACTACCACCTTCATAATTCATTACTGACCatacatgtgtttgtgatgcaccagtaataaacaattattttccTTTGCCCCTTCTCAAAGCGGAGATCTCCAAGCACAAGGGTCCTCCGGTCTTCACTCAGGAAGAGCGCTACAAGATGGTGCGGGCCATCAAGTGGGTGGATGAGATAGTGGAAGGAGCACCTTACGTCACCACCCTGGAGACTCTGGACAAGTACAACTGTGACTTCTGCGTGCACGGAGGTGAATCACTTGAAGTCTGCTCTTTAAATCCTGTTTTAACACAATGAGTCTCATCCTTTATAGAGATGTGATCAAAGTccagatgtgatgaaatgatGTTGTTGATGATGAATCAATGTCATTGTTTCCCAGATGACATCACGCTGACGGTAGACGGCAAGGACACGTATGATGAGGTGAAGCGTGAAGGCCGTTACCGCGAGTGTAAACGCACACAGGGTGTCTCCACCACTGACCTGGTGGGACGAATGCTCCTCATGACCAAAGCCCATCACAGCAACATGGTGAGTATGTGCGTATGTATTCAGTGTATGGAcaatggttgtttgtttttcatttgctgttgACCTAATATATTCTTCTATAACTTCTGCAGGATAACCCAGATTACCAGCAGCATACAGACAACTTTGGAAAGGTAGGTCTTTTTATAACCCTATCATATAAATAAATCCTAGTATTTATCGCACCTTGCCTTTGCCACGTTGTCCAAATGATCACTATGACTcagtactgtatgtgtgttgtgttcaagGGTCCAAAAGGCCACAGTCCATGGACTGGAGTGTCCCAGTTCCTCCAGACGTCCCAGAAGATCATCCAGTTTGCCTCAGGAAAAGAGCCGCAGCCAGATGACACCATCATCTATGTGGCTGGAGCATTTGACCTCTTCCGTATCCTTATAGATCCAGATATTTAttaggatctgcaccaaattgcacatacaCATAATTATCATTCCCCCAAACATGCcagatttattttgttcaaggtcaccccccccccgaactggatccacaccaaaattgagcCATGCTCcaccctccacaaaatgtcatagAAATCCTTtgagtgttttttgtgtaatcctgctaataacCTCAGTATTAACAGTATTTCTACTATGTATGTTATAGTTGTTTCCTTGACCACAAACTCCTCACAGACATTGGCCATGTTGACTTCCTAGAGATGGTGTATAAGCAGGCAGAGAGGCCGTATGTCATCGTAGGTCTGCACTTTGACCAGGTACGTCTAACTACGcacatgcagtcacacacacatctcaacaaacacacaaaagggtGAGAAATTCACCACTCCCTGCTGTGTCAGCAGGTTCCAAGAGAAACATTTGGAACAAGTTAACAAGAGCAGCCCAGACTTACCGGCTAGACGGTGAAAAAGACCATCTTAACTGTAAAGCTCCTTTTCCGCTGGTCAAAAATAAatcccactaacatctggcttttgtctgcaatgggaatgggTACAACCAGCATTAACTTCCAGGGGAAATTACCCTAAAGTTGACACAGGGTTTTATCAGCTCTGGCTCAGTAAACAAGGTGAAAGAGCACCTCAGTTTTAAGTGTGTTTGTAACATTGAACATGACACAccggggggaaaaaacagtAATGCAATCTCCTCCATTGGCAACGGGAAAGGAGTCAATAACCTTCTTTtagcaggtttaaaaaaaaccatgtATACTTGCTAatgttggtgtaaaagaggtattgGAAAGTTTGGAGGTGTAGGATTGTCCATAGCACTATTAGACCTACTGTGTTAGCAGCTTATCAAAAGgatacaaatgtaaaagtaG harbors:
- the pcyt2 gene encoding ethanolamine-phosphate cytidylyltransferase, translating into MIKNGNHHQAAADERRDGAGCGKPAGSVCSPEKRKRVVRLWCDGCYDMVHYGHSNQLRQAKAMGDYLIAGVHTDAEISKHKGPPVFTQEERYKMVRAIKWVDEIVEGAPYVTTLETLDKYNCDFCVHGDDITLTVDGKDTYDEVKREGRYRECKRTQGVSTTDLVGRMLLMTKAHHSNMDNPDYQQHTDNFGKGPKGHSPWTGVSQFLQTSQKIIQFASGKEPQPDDTIIYVAGAFDLFHIGHVDFLEMVYKQAERPYVIVGLHFDQEVNRYKGKNYPIMNIHERTLSVLACRYVSEVVIGATYAVGKDLLDHFKVDLVCHGKTEVFPDKDGSDPYAEPRKRGVFRTIDSSNNLTTDDIVQRIIENRLLFEARNQKKEAKEMAVIEAMKKREQEQSDAAAQNAH